Proteins encoded together in one Micromonospora auratinigra window:
- the asnB gene encoding asparagine synthase (glutamine-hydrolyzing), which yields MCGICGIAGPATASRASVVRRMCAAIEHRGPDSAGFHEDDRVALGMRRLAIIDVAGGRQPVTDESGSIVAVFNGEIYNFRELRAELLAKGHRLGSASDSECIPHLYEEYGTDFPRRLRGMFAIALWDGARRRLVLARDRLGKKPLYYRVDGAGLAFASELKALLADPATDRTMDPVAISHYLTYQYVPAPYSAVASVRKLEPAHVLVYEDGQHRTSRYWHLDYRPARSRVTATEDELAEQLRERLLDCVRVRLVSERPLGAFLSGGVDSSAIVAAMSRVTGERIRTFSIGFDEESYNELPHARRVAQLYDTEHHELVVRPDVLDILPLLARSFDEPYADSSAIPSYYLAEMARQHVVVTLNGDGGDEALGGYLRYPLFLHSTPRHIPTLVARSLRVGGRALRRPGARSRLLGRASRAAILLSESHPARRYGRFLSYFKPEEKEALLSDEFARQVAHRDSYRFVEDVWQAHLATDPVNRLLAVDTHTYLPGDLLPKVDITTMAVSLEARSPLLDHTFVEWAAALPGDLKVRGGTTKYLFKKALEPWLPHDLLHRRKMGFGIPLGDWLRGPLKGVLHDLLTDRTARDRGWFRPAAVDQLIAEHMSGQDRSPHLYALLMLEMWHREVVEAPVAVTT from the coding sequence GTGTGTGGCATCTGTGGCATCGCCGGTCCGGCGACCGCGAGTCGGGCCTCCGTGGTACGCCGGATGTGTGCGGCGATCGAACACCGGGGGCCGGACTCCGCCGGATTCCACGAGGACGACCGGGTGGCGCTGGGCATGCGCCGGCTCGCGATCATCGACGTGGCGGGCGGTCGGCAGCCGGTCACCGACGAGTCGGGGTCGATCGTCGCGGTCTTCAACGGCGAGATCTACAACTTCCGCGAGCTGCGTGCGGAGCTGCTCGCCAAGGGACACCGGCTCGGCAGCGCGTCGGACAGCGAGTGCATCCCGCACCTGTACGAGGAGTACGGGACCGACTTCCCCCGCCGGCTGCGCGGCATGTTCGCCATCGCGCTCTGGGACGGCGCGCGCCGCCGGCTGGTGCTGGCCCGGGACCGGCTGGGCAAGAAACCGCTGTACTACCGGGTGGACGGCGCGGGTCTGGCGTTCGCGTCCGAGCTGAAGGCCCTGCTCGCCGATCCGGCGACCGACCGGACGATGGACCCGGTGGCGATCAGCCACTACCTCACCTACCAGTACGTCCCGGCCCCGTACTCGGCGGTGGCGTCGGTGCGCAAGCTCGAACCGGCGCACGTGCTGGTGTACGAGGACGGGCAGCACCGGACCAGCCGCTACTGGCACCTGGACTACCGGCCCGCCCGGTCGCGCGTCACCGCCACCGAGGACGAACTCGCCGAACAGCTCCGCGAGCGCCTGCTCGACTGCGTCCGGGTACGGCTGGTCAGCGAACGTCCGCTCGGGGCGTTCCTGTCCGGCGGCGTCGACTCCTCGGCGATCGTCGCCGCGATGAGCCGGGTCACCGGTGAGCGGATCAGGACGTTCTCCATCGGGTTCGACGAGGAGTCGTACAACGAGCTGCCGCACGCCCGCCGGGTGGCGCAGCTCTACGACACCGAGCACCACGAGCTGGTGGTCCGCCCCGACGTGCTCGACATCCTGCCCCTGCTGGCCCGGTCGTTCGACGAGCCGTACGCCGACTCGTCGGCGATCCCGAGCTACTACCTGGCGGAGATGGCCCGGCAGCACGTGGTGGTCACCCTCAACGGCGACGGCGGTGACGAGGCGCTCGGCGGCTACCTGCGCTACCCGCTCTTCCTGCACTCGACGCCCCGGCACATCCCCACCCTGGTGGCCCGGTCGTTGCGTGTCGGCGGCCGGGCGCTGCGCCGACCGGGAGCCCGGTCGCGGCTGCTGGGCAGGGCGTCGCGCGCCGCGATCCTGCTGTCCGAGAGCCACCCCGCCCGCCGGTACGGCCGCTTCCTCTCCTACTTCAAACCGGAGGAGAAGGAGGCGCTGCTCAGCGACGAGTTCGCCCGACAGGTGGCGCACCGGGACAGCTACCGCTTCGTCGAGGACGTCTGGCAGGCCCACCTGGCGACCGACCCGGTCAACCGGCTGCTGGCCGTCGACACCCACACCTACCTGCCCGGTGACCTGCTGCCCAAGGTGGACATCACCACCATGGCGGTGTCGCTGGAGGCGCGCAGCCCGCTGCTGGACCACACCTTCGTGGAGTGGGCCGCCGCCCTGCCCGGGGACCTGAAGGTGCGCGGCGGCACCACCAAGTACCTGTTCAAGAAGGCGCTGGAGCCGTGGTTGCCGCACGACCTGCTGCACCGGCGCAAGATGGGCTTCGGCATCCCGCTGGGCGACTGGCTCCGCGGCCCGCTCAAGGGCGTCCTGCACGACCTGCTCACCGACCGGACCGCCCGGGACCGGGGCTGGTTCCGGCCCGCGGCGGTGGACCAGCTCATCGCCGAGCACATGTCCGGCCAGGACCGGTCCCCGCACCTGTACGCGCTGCTGATGCTGGAGATGTGGCACCGCGAGGTCGTCGAGGCGCCGGTGGCGGTGACCACGTGA
- a CDS encoding glycosyltransferase encodes MRRRFDGPRRVAFVLGQYGRGGTETQAQLLVRGLRSRGVDVDVFVVEDGTGPDGHDFGDAPVTRLGAGRGRGVADASGLCLAAARLGRSLHRRRYHVVHAALARAYVLAPVVAPWRHRPHIVVWRRNLGDHLRARQPRTVLDTAAARLSDVVVANSEAVRRHWVAQGIPAARTRVIRNALEPWRFDTVPPRAPDDGTVRLVTVGGLRPVKGHDVLLAAAGRLAAESVPVEVVVVGDGPRRRALAEQADRLGVPLVLPGHQADPRPWLAAGTVYVHPSHSEGASNAIAEAMAQGCAVVATDVGGAAEMLGPDGLLVRPGDVSGLAATLRTVIADPDLRRDLGERARGRARALFAMDQVIDQHLDVYAGG; translated from the coding sequence GTGAGGCGGCGGTTCGACGGGCCGCGACGCGTCGCGTTCGTGCTCGGCCAGTACGGCCGAGGGGGCACCGAGACCCAGGCCCAGCTCCTGGTGCGCGGGTTGCGGTCCCGCGGCGTCGACGTGGACGTCTTCGTCGTGGAGGACGGGACCGGGCCGGACGGCCACGACTTCGGCGACGCGCCGGTGACCCGCCTCGGTGCCGGACGCGGCCGGGGCGTCGCCGACGCCTCCGGGCTGTGCCTCGCGGCGGCCCGCCTCGGCCGCTCGCTGCACCGCCGCCGCTACCACGTGGTGCACGCCGCGCTGGCCCGGGCGTACGTGCTCGCGCCGGTGGTGGCCCCGTGGCGGCACCGGCCGCACATCGTGGTGTGGCGCCGCAACCTCGGCGACCACCTGCGGGCCCGGCAGCCACGCACCGTCCTGGACACCGCCGCCGCGCGGCTGTCCGACGTGGTGGTGGCGAACTCCGAGGCGGTGCGCCGGCACTGGGTGGCCCAGGGGATCCCCGCCGCCCGCACCCGGGTGATCCGCAACGCGCTCGAACCGTGGCGCTTCGACACCGTGCCGCCGCGCGCGCCGGACGACGGGACCGTGCGCCTGGTGACGGTCGGCGGCCTGCGCCCGGTCAAGGGGCACGACGTCCTGCTGGCCGCCGCGGGTCGGCTCGCCGCCGAGTCGGTCCCGGTCGAGGTGGTCGTCGTCGGCGACGGTCCACGGCGGCGGGCGCTGGCGGAGCAGGCCGACCGGCTGGGTGTGCCGCTCGTCCTGCCCGGCCACCAGGCCGATCCCCGCCCGTGGCTCGCCGCCGGCACGGTGTACGTCCACCCGTCGCACTCCGAGGGCGCGAGCAACGCGATCGCCGAGGCGATGGCCCAGGGCTGCGCCGTGGTCGCGACCGACGTCGGCGGGGCCGCCGAGATGCTCGGGCCGGACGGCCTGCTCGTCCGCCCCGGCGACGTGTCGGGGCTCGCGGCCACGCTGCGCACCGTGATCGCCGATCCCGACCTGCGCCGGGACCTCGGCGAACGCGCCCGCGGCCGGGCCCGGGCCCTGTTCGCGATGGACCAGGTAATAGATCAACACCTTGACGTTTACGCAGGAGGCTAG
- a CDS encoding NAD-dependent epimerase/dehydratase family protein — translation MVVTGGAGFIGANLCRELATRPGVERVVAMDNLSTGSAENLAGLDVELVEASILDRDALDEVVEGAAAVVHLAARPSVPRSVADPVASHEANATGTLRVLEACRRHDARIVAASSSSVYGSVTHLPKHEELATWPRSPYAASKLATEAYVLAYGATYQMSTLAFRFFNVYGPLQAAGHAYAAVVPTFIDAALRGAPLPVHGDGRQTRDFTFVGSVVGVLAEAAVRGVRSAEPVNLAFGSRTSLLDLVAHLEELLGMAVRVERQPPRTGDVRDSQAADDRLRRLFPDLTPVPLTVGLARTVDWFRGLPQYADRVATTPAREPVGTP, via the coding sequence GTGGTAGTGACCGGCGGAGCCGGTTTCATCGGGGCCAACCTCTGCCGGGAGCTGGCCACTCGCCCCGGGGTGGAGCGGGTGGTCGCGATGGACAACCTCAGCACCGGGTCGGCGGAGAACCTGGCCGGGCTGGACGTCGAGCTGGTCGAGGCCAGCATCCTCGACCGGGACGCGCTCGACGAGGTCGTCGAGGGGGCCGCCGCCGTGGTGCACCTGGCCGCCCGCCCGTCGGTGCCGCGATCCGTGGCCGACCCGGTCGCCAGCCACGAGGCGAACGCCACCGGCACGCTGCGGGTGCTGGAGGCCTGCCGCCGGCACGACGCCCGGATCGTGGCGGCGTCCTCCTCCTCGGTGTACGGCAGCGTCACGCACCTGCCCAAGCACGAGGAACTCGCCACCTGGCCGCGCAGCCCGTACGCCGCCAGCAAGCTGGCCACCGAGGCGTACGTCCTCGCCTACGGCGCGACGTACCAGATGTCCACCCTGGCGTTCCGGTTCTTCAACGTCTACGGGCCCCTGCAGGCGGCCGGGCACGCGTACGCCGCCGTGGTGCCGACCTTCATCGACGCCGCGCTGCGCGGCGCGCCGCTGCCGGTGCACGGCGACGGTCGGCAGACCCGCGACTTCACCTTCGTCGGCTCGGTGGTCGGGGTGCTGGCCGAGGCGGCGGTACGCGGCGTCCGGTCCGCCGAGCCGGTGAACCTGGCCTTCGGCAGCCGCACCTCGCTGCTCGACCTGGTGGCCCACCTGGAGGAACTGCTCGGCATGGCGGTGCGGGTGGAACGGCAGCCGCCGCGGACCGGGGACGTCCGGGACTCGCAGGCCGCCGACGACCGGCTGCGCCGGCTCTTCCCCGACCTGACGCCGGTGCCGCTGACCGTCGGACTGGCCCGCACCGTGGACTGGTTCCGCGGTCTGCCGCAGTACGCCGACCGGGTCGCCACGACCCCGGCGCGGGAGCCGGTCGGCACCCCGTAG
- a CDS encoding DegT/DnrJ/EryC1/StrS family aminotransferase, translating to MSDRILLSPPDVGPLEEAYLLGALRSGWVAPLGPEVDAFERELADRLGVGGALALASGTAALHLALVALGAGPGQVVIVPTLTFVATANAVVYTGAEPVFVDCDETTGNLDPELLDRALTRLRGAGRRIAAVVPVDMFGSCADYGRLLPICAAAGVPVLEDAAEALGAQRDGRPAGAFGRAGVLSFNGNKIITTSGGGMLLSDDPELIARCRYLSTQARQPVAHYEHHDVGYNYRLSNLLAALGRAQLRRLDQMIARRRALRERYAKAFGGVPGVRLLADDDHGSNCWLTTVVVSPVEAGWRAADLAAHLAAEGIETRPVWKPMHLQPVFATATSVLSGAAERLFADGLTLPSGSALSDRQADRVFDAVHRFLDG from the coding sequence ATGAGCGACCGCATCCTGCTCTCCCCGCCCGACGTTGGCCCACTGGAGGAGGCGTACCTGCTCGGTGCGCTGCGGTCCGGCTGGGTCGCTCCGCTCGGTCCGGAGGTCGACGCCTTCGAGCGGGAGCTGGCCGACCGGCTCGGGGTGGGCGGGGCGCTGGCACTCGCCAGCGGCACCGCCGCCCTGCACCTCGCCCTCGTCGCGCTCGGCGCCGGCCCGGGCCAGGTGGTGATCGTGCCCACGCTCACCTTCGTGGCCACCGCCAACGCGGTCGTCTACACCGGCGCCGAGCCGGTCTTCGTCGACTGCGACGAGACGACCGGCAACCTCGACCCGGAGCTGCTCGACCGGGCCCTCACCCGGCTGCGCGGGGCGGGCCGGCGGATCGCCGCCGTGGTCCCGGTCGACATGTTCGGCTCCTGCGCCGACTACGGCCGGCTGCTGCCGATCTGCGCGGCGGCCGGCGTGCCGGTGCTGGAGGACGCCGCCGAGGCGCTCGGCGCGCAGCGGGACGGCCGGCCGGCCGGCGCCTTCGGCCGGGCCGGGGTGCTCTCCTTCAACGGCAACAAGATCATCACCACCTCGGGCGGGGGCATGCTGCTCTCCGACGACCCCGAGCTCATCGCCCGCTGCCGCTACCTCTCCACCCAGGCCCGCCAGCCGGTGGCGCACTACGAGCACCACGACGTCGGGTACAACTACCGGCTGAGCAACCTGCTGGCCGCCCTCGGGCGGGCCCAGCTGCGCCGGCTGGACCAGATGATCGCCCGTCGCCGGGCCCTGCGGGAGCGGTACGCCAAGGCGTTCGGCGGGGTCCCCGGCGTACGCCTGCTGGCCGACGACGACCACGGGTCGAACTGCTGGCTGACCACCGTGGTCGTCTCCCCCGTCGAGGCGGGGTGGCGGGCCGCCGACCTGGCCGCCCACCTGGCCGCCGAGGGCATCGAGACCCGACCGGTCTGGAAGCCGATGCACCTGCAACCGGTCTTCGCCACCGCGACCTCGGTGCTCAGCGGCGCGGCCGAGCGGCTGTTCGCCGACGGCCTGACGCTGCCCAGCGGTTCCGCGCTCTCCGATCGGCAGGCCGATCGGGTCTTCGACGCCGTGCACCGCTTCCTCGACGGGTGA
- a CDS encoding DUF389 domain-containing protein, which produces MLHLRVIAPRDQAAEVADLLAAEPGVTHVVVFPGAARQPAGDYIVCDVVRESADTVLHRLREMGVETHGGIAADDVELTLSAAADRAAEEAPGHGEDAVVWDEIAAKTGEQTVLTGTFLALIVVATMIAGIGVLLDQPILIVGAMVVGPEFGPLAALCVALLRRQPQVIGRSLKALAVGFLAAMAATALSTWALTAAGLVGRDMLLADRPLTDFIWRPDALSWVVGILAGVAGMLSLTSKKSGSLVGVLISVTTVPAAANVAVAAAYGVWHEAAGSALQLVINLAAIVLAGLLTLVVQLCWWRRVERRTGRPVPRQRPERGPARVSASRRPPRDAG; this is translated from the coding sequence ATGCTGCACCTCAGGGTCATCGCGCCGCGGGACCAGGCGGCCGAGGTGGCCGACCTGCTCGCCGCCGAACCGGGCGTGACCCACGTCGTGGTGTTCCCCGGTGCGGCCCGGCAGCCGGCCGGCGACTACATCGTCTGTGACGTGGTGCGCGAGAGCGCGGACACCGTGCTGCACCGGCTGCGGGAGATGGGCGTCGAGACCCACGGCGGGATCGCCGCCGACGACGTGGAGCTGACCCTCTCGGCCGCCGCCGACCGGGCCGCCGAGGAGGCCCCCGGCCACGGCGAGGACGCCGTGGTCTGGGACGAGATCGCCGCGAAGACCGGCGAGCAGACGGTGCTCACCGGCACCTTCCTGGCGCTGATCGTGGTCGCCACCATGATCGCCGGCATCGGCGTCCTGCTCGACCAGCCGATCCTGATCGTCGGCGCGATGGTGGTCGGCCCCGAGTTCGGGCCGCTGGCCGCCCTCTGCGTCGCCCTGCTCCGCCGCCAGCCGCAGGTCATCGGTCGCTCGCTCAAGGCGCTGGCGGTGGGCTTCCTGGCCGCCATGGCGGCCACCGCGCTGAGCACCTGGGCGTTGACCGCCGCCGGCCTGGTCGGCCGGGACATGCTGCTGGCCGACCGGCCGCTGACCGACTTCATCTGGCGCCCGGACGCGCTGTCCTGGGTGGTCGGCATCCTGGCCGGGGTGGCCGGCATGCTCTCGCTGACCTCGAAGAAGTCCGGTTCCCTGGTCGGCGTGCTGATCTCGGTGACCACCGTGCCGGCGGCGGCGAACGTGGCGGTGGCGGCCGCGTACGGGGTCTGGCACGAGGCGGCCGGCTCCGCCCTGCAACTGGTCATCAACCTGGCCGCGATCGTGCTGGCCGGCCTGCTCACCCTCGTCGTCCAGCTCTGCTGGTGGCGGCGGGTCGAGCGGCGCACCGGGCGGCCGGTGCCCCGGCAGCGGCCCGAGCGCGGGCCGGCGCGGGTCAGCGCCAGTCGTCGCCCGCCTCGAGACGCAGGCTGA
- a CDS encoding Tex family protein: protein MTQSVHQRIAEELGVAERQVRAAVELLDGGATVPFIARYRKEATGLLDDAQLRTLEERLRYLRELDERRAAVLESIRGQGKLDEALEAQIMAADSKSRLEDIYLPYKPKRRTRAQIAREAGLEPLADTLLADPTQDPRDTAAGFVDADKGVADAAAALDGARAILIERFAEDADLIGTLREQMWSRGRLVSRVREGQETAGAKFADYFDFAEPYPKLPSHRILAMFRGEKEGVLELTMDPEADGDVDAAVTGPTRYEAAIAGRFGVGDRGRPADKWLADTVRWAWRTRILIHLGADLRMRLWQAAEEEAVRVFATNLRDLLLAAPAGTRATMGLDPGLRTGVKVAVVDATGKVVATDTIYPHEPRRQWDASLATLARLAAAHGVELVAIGNGTASRETDKLAGDLIKLHPELKLTKVVVSEAGASVYSASAYASQELPGLDVSLRGAVSIARRLQDPLAELVKIDPRSIGVGQYQHDLSEVKLSRSLDAVVEDCVNAVGVDVNTASAPLLTRVSGIGAGLAENIVLHRDANGPFRTRAELKKVARLGPKAFEQCAGFLRIPGGDDPLDSSSVHPEAYPVVRRILATTGQDLRALIGRSTILRGLRATDFVDDTFGLPTVTDILAELEKPGRDPRPEFRTATFVEGVEKIGDLTPGMVLEGVVTNVAAFGAFVDVGVHQDGLVHVSAMSHTFVKDPRDVVKSGDVVKVRVLDVDVPRKRISLTLRLDDEAPAGTGRPPGGDGRRERGPGGGGQGGGGRGGQGGARGQGDASRGGQGGGGRGGQGDPARGQGGGGRGERGGSRGGPQQRSGRGAPAPANSEMLEALRRAGLA from the coding sequence GTGACCCAGTCTGTTCATCAGCGGATCGCCGAGGAGCTCGGCGTCGCCGAGCGCCAGGTGCGGGCGGCCGTGGAGCTGCTCGACGGCGGCGCCACCGTGCCGTTCATCGCCCGCTACCGCAAGGAGGCCACCGGCCTGCTCGACGACGCGCAGCTGCGCACCCTCGAGGAGCGGCTGCGCTACCTGCGGGAGCTGGACGAGCGACGCGCCGCGGTGCTGGAGTCGATCCGGGGCCAGGGCAAGCTCGACGAGGCCCTGGAAGCGCAGATCATGGCGGCCGACTCGAAGTCCCGCCTGGAGGACATCTACCTGCCGTACAAGCCGAAGCGGCGGACCCGGGCGCAGATCGCCCGCGAGGCCGGGCTGGAGCCGCTGGCCGACACGCTGCTCGCCGACCCGACGCAGGATCCCCGGGACACCGCCGCCGGCTTCGTGGACGCCGACAAGGGGGTGGCCGACGCCGCCGCCGCGCTCGACGGCGCCCGGGCCATCCTGATCGAGCGCTTCGCCGAGGACGCCGACCTGATCGGCACGCTGCGCGAGCAGATGTGGTCGCGGGGCCGGCTGGTCTCCCGGGTACGCGAGGGCCAGGAAACGGCCGGCGCCAAGTTCGCCGACTACTTCGACTTCGCCGAGCCGTACCCGAAGCTGCCCTCGCACCGGATCCTCGCCATGTTCCGGGGCGAGAAGGAGGGCGTGCTGGAGCTGACCATGGACCCGGAGGCCGACGGCGACGTCGACGCGGCGGTCACCGGTCCCACCCGCTACGAGGCGGCGATCGCCGGCCGGTTCGGGGTCGGCGACCGGGGCCGGCCCGCCGACAAGTGGCTGGCCGACACGGTGCGCTGGGCCTGGCGTACCCGGATCCTCATCCACCTCGGCGCCGACCTGCGCATGCGGCTGTGGCAGGCGGCCGAGGAGGAGGCCGTCCGGGTCTTCGCCACCAACCTGCGCGACCTGCTGCTCGCCGCGCCCGCCGGCACCCGCGCCACCATGGGTCTCGACCCGGGCCTGCGCACCGGCGTGAAGGTGGCCGTGGTCGACGCCACCGGCAAGGTGGTCGCCACCGACACGATCTACCCGCACGAGCCGCGCCGGCAGTGGGACGCCTCGCTGGCCACCCTGGCGCGACTGGCCGCCGCGCACGGCGTCGAGCTGGTCGCCATCGGCAACGGCACCGCCAGCCGGGAGACCGACAAGCTCGCCGGCGACCTGATCAAGCTGCACCCGGAGCTGAAGCTCACCAAGGTGGTGGTCTCCGAGGCGGGCGCGTCGGTCTACTCCGCCTCCGCGTACGCCTCGCAGGAGCTGCCCGGGCTGGACGTGTCGCTGCGCGGCGCGGTCTCCATCGCCCGCCGCCTCCAGGACCCGCTCGCCGAGCTGGTCAAGATCGACCCGCGCTCCATCGGCGTCGGGCAGTACCAGCACGACCTGTCCGAGGTGAAGCTCTCCCGGTCGCTCGACGCCGTGGTCGAGGACTGCGTCAACGCGGTCGGCGTGGACGTCAACACCGCCTCCGCCCCGCTGCTCACCCGGGTCTCCGGCATCGGTGCCGGGCTGGCGGAGAACATCGTGCTGCACCGGGACGCGAACGGGCCGTTCCGCACCCGGGCCGAGCTGAAGAAGGTGGCCCGGCTGGGCCCCAAGGCGTTCGAGCAGTGCGCCGGCTTCCTGCGCATCCCCGGCGGCGACGACCCGCTCGACTCCTCCAGCGTGCACCCCGAGGCGTACCCGGTGGTGCGTCGGATCCTCGCCACGACCGGGCAGGACCTGCGCGCCCTGATCGGGAGGTCGACGATCCTGCGGGGGCTGCGGGCCACCGACTTCGTCGACGACACCTTCGGCCTGCCCACCGTCACCGACATCCTCGCCGAGCTGGAGAAGCCCGGCCGTGACCCGCGCCCGGAGTTCCGCACCGCGACCTTCGTCGAGGGCGTGGAGAAGATCGGCGACCTGACCCCGGGGATGGTGCTGGAGGGCGTGGTCACCAACGTGGCCGCGTTCGGGGCGTTCGTCGACGTCGGCGTGCACCAGGACGGCCTGGTGCACGTCTCGGCGATGTCGCACACCTTCGTCAAGGACCCGCGCGACGTGGTGAAGTCCGGCGACGTGGTGAAGGTCCGGGTGCTCGACGTCGACGTGCCGCGCAAGCGGATCTCGCTGACCCTGCGGCTGGACGACGAGGCCCCGGCCGGCACCGGCCGCCCGCCGGGCGGCGACGGGCGCCGCGAGCGCGGCCCGGGCGGCGGTGGCCAGGGCGGCGGCGGACGCGGTGGCCAGGGCGGCGCCCGGGGCCAGGGCGACGCGTCGCGCGGCGGCCAGGGTGGCGGCGGGCGCGGCGGGCAGGGCGATCCGGCGCGCGGCCAGGGTGGCGGCGGGCGCGGGGAGCGGGGCGGTTCGCGGGGCGGGCCGCAGCAGCGGTCGGGGCGCGGGGCGCCGGCCCCGGCCAACAGCGAGATGCTGGAGGCCCTGCGCCGCGCCGGTCTCGCCTGA
- a CDS encoding nucleotide sugar dehydrogenase, with translation MSAEKLVVIGQGYVGLPLAMRAVEAGMDVVGLDVDTDRVKRLATGESFVEDIPADRLGRALGSGRYRPSADYADAEGFDVCVITVPTPLRDGTPDLSYVEQAGTGIGPYVRPGCAVVLESTTYPGTTEELLRPLLESASGLRSPGDFHLGYSPERIDPGNPTWRLENTPKVVSGVDGASLERVDEFYRRIVTRTVPVTSTRVAELTKLIENTYRQVNIALINELTMLSHHLDIDVWQAIDAAETKPFGFMPFRPGPGVGGHCLPIDPCYLSWQVKRRLGRQFRFIELANDINHEMPEHVAQRIMAGLNRTGRAVSGARLLLLGLAYKKNTGDMRDSPAVDVARRLCDLGAEVRAVEPYAEPHHIPGGVLVVPLTEQEVDAADAVIVVTDHDVFDYDMVERRARYVFDTRNRCSGPAVERL, from the coding sequence GTGAGTGCTGAGAAGCTGGTTGTGATCGGTCAGGGGTACGTCGGCCTCCCGCTGGCCATGCGGGCCGTCGAAGCAGGCATGGACGTGGTGGGTCTGGACGTCGACACCGACCGGGTCAAGCGGCTCGCCACCGGGGAGTCCTTCGTGGAGGACATCCCGGCGGACCGGCTCGGGCGGGCCCTCGGCAGCGGCCGCTACCGCCCGAGCGCCGACTACGCCGACGCCGAGGGCTTCGACGTGTGCGTGATCACCGTGCCCACCCCGCTGCGGGACGGCACCCCCGACCTGAGCTACGTCGAGCAGGCCGGCACCGGCATCGGCCCGTACGTCCGGCCGGGCTGCGCGGTGGTGCTGGAGTCGACCACGTACCCGGGCACCACGGAGGAGCTGCTGCGGCCGCTCCTGGAGTCGGCCAGCGGGCTGCGCAGCCCCGGCGACTTCCACCTCGGCTACAGCCCGGAGCGGATCGACCCGGGCAACCCGACCTGGCGGCTGGAGAACACCCCGAAGGTGGTCTCCGGCGTGGACGGGGCCTCGCTGGAGCGGGTGGACGAGTTCTACCGCCGGATCGTGACCCGCACCGTGCCGGTCACCTCGACCCGGGTGGCCGAGCTGACCAAGCTGATCGAGAACACCTACCGTCAGGTCAACATCGCCCTGATCAACGAGCTGACCATGCTCTCGCACCACCTGGACATCGACGTGTGGCAGGCGATCGACGCCGCCGAGACGAAGCCGTTCGGGTTCATGCCGTTCCGCCCCGGGCCGGGCGTCGGCGGGCACTGCCTGCCGATCGACCCGTGCTACCTCTCCTGGCAGGTCAAGCGCCGCCTCGGCCGGCAGTTCCGGTTCATCGAGCTGGCCAACGACATCAACCACGAGATGCCCGAGCACGTGGCGCAGCGGATCATGGCCGGGCTCAACCGGACCGGCCGCGCGGTCAGCGGGGCCCGGCTGCTGCTGCTCGGCCTGGCGTACAAGAAGAACACCGGCGACATGCGCGACTCGCCCGCCGTCGACGTGGCGCGGCGGCTGTGCGACCTGGGCGCGGAGGTCCGGGCCGTCGAGCCGTACGCCGAGCCGCACCACATCCCCGGCGGCGTGCTGGTCGTGCCGCTGACCGAGCAGGAGGTGGACGCGGCCGACGCGGTGATCGTGGTGACCGACCACGACGTCTTCGACTACGACATGGTCGAGCGGCGGGCGCGCTACGTCTTCGACACCCGCAACCGGTGCTCCGGACCGGCGGTGGAGCGCCTGTAG